One part of the Streptomyces lydicus genome encodes these proteins:
- a CDS encoding NADH-quinone oxidoreductase subunit C — MSERKNPEGPGPNGTEDAVPAQRDDTGEVIATRRGMFGADNGGDTSGYGGLVRTVRLPGASQRPYGGPGGGEEGFGAFDEIADELEGALEEQGLIPENVIDKTVVDRGELTFHIEREHLPVVARTLRDDPALRFELCTGVSGVHFPGDKGRELHAVYHLRSITHNRLIRLEVSAPDSDPHIPSLVGVYPTNDWHERETYDFFGLIFDGHPALTRIMMPDDWQGFPQRKDYPLGGIPVEYKGAQIPAPDQRRSYS; from the coding sequence GTGAGTGAGCGGAAGAACCCCGAAGGTCCCGGGCCGAACGGCACCGAGGACGCCGTCCCGGCGCAGCGCGACGACACCGGCGAGGTGATCGCCACCCGCCGCGGGATGTTCGGCGCCGACAACGGCGGCGACACCAGCGGCTACGGCGGCCTGGTACGGACCGTCCGGCTGCCCGGCGCGTCGCAGCGGCCGTACGGCGGGCCGGGCGGTGGCGAGGAGGGCTTCGGCGCGTTCGACGAGATCGCCGACGAGCTGGAGGGCGCCCTCGAGGAGCAGGGACTGATCCCCGAGAACGTCATCGACAAGACCGTCGTCGACCGCGGCGAGCTGACCTTCCACATCGAGCGGGAGCACTTGCCGGTCGTCGCCAGGACCCTGCGCGACGACCCGGCGCTGCGCTTCGAGCTGTGTACCGGCGTCAGCGGGGTGCACTTCCCCGGCGACAAGGGCCGCGAGCTGCACGCCGTCTACCACCTGCGCTCGATCACCCACAACCGGCTGATCCGGCTGGAGGTCTCCGCCCCCGACAGCGACCCGCACATCCCCTCGCTCGTCGGCGTCTACCCGACCAACGACTGGCACGAGCGCGAGACCTACGACTTCTTCGGCCTGATCTTCGACGGCCATCCTGCGCTGACCCGGATCATGATGCCCGACGACTGGCAGGGCTTCCCGCAGCGCAAGGACTACCCGCTCGGCGGCATCCCCGTCGAGTACAAGGGCGCCCAGATCCCGGCTCCCGACCAGCGGAGGTCGTACAGCTGA
- the nuoE gene encoding NADH-quinone oxidoreductase subunit NuoE produces MPALPAPDYPAEVRARLAADAKEVIARYPGPRSALLPLLHLVQAEEGHVTRTGIRFCAEQLDLTTAEVTAVSTFYSMYRRKAGGDYQVGVCTNTLCAVMGGDAIFEELQDHLGVGNGETTEDGAVTLEHIECNAACDFAPVVMVNWEFFDNQTPESARQLVDDLRAGRTVEPTRGAPLCTFKETARMLAGFPDERPGAVAATGSAGPASLIGLRLAKGEVAPGRGTDGAGHVVSPRTAAPAEEPPAGHPGEQAPPGHPSSHDAPQETSASDDQHPAGPTAEEGE; encoded by the coding sequence ATGCCCGCGCTGCCGGCCCCCGACTACCCGGCCGAGGTACGGGCCCGGCTGGCGGCGGACGCCAAGGAGGTGATCGCCCGCTACCCCGGCCCGCGCTCGGCGCTGCTGCCGCTGCTGCACCTCGTACAGGCCGAGGAAGGGCACGTCACCCGCACCGGCATCCGCTTCTGCGCCGAACAGCTCGACCTCACCACCGCCGAGGTCACCGCCGTCTCGACCTTCTACTCCATGTACCGCCGCAAGGCCGGCGGGGACTACCAGGTCGGGGTCTGCACCAACACGCTGTGCGCGGTGATGGGCGGGGACGCCATCTTCGAGGAACTCCAGGACCACCTCGGCGTCGGCAACGGCGAGACCACCGAGGACGGCGCCGTCACCCTCGAACACATCGAATGCAACGCGGCCTGCGACTTCGCTCCCGTCGTGATGGTCAACTGGGAGTTCTTCGACAACCAGACACCGGAGTCCGCCCGGCAGCTGGTCGACGACCTGCGCGCGGGCCGGACCGTCGAGCCCACCCGCGGCGCCCCGCTGTGCACCTTCAAGGAGACCGCGCGGATGCTCGCCGGATTCCCCGACGAGCGCCCCGGCGCCGTCGCGGCCACCGGCAGCGCAGGCCCCGCCTCCCTGATCGGGCTGCGCCTGGCCAAGGGGGAGGTGGCCCCCGGACGCGGCACCGACGGAGCCGGCCACGTCGTCTCGCCCCGCACCGCCGCCCCCGCCGAGGAACCGCCCGCCGGCCACCCCGGCGAACAGGCACCCCCGGGGCACCCCAGTTCGCACGACGCCCCGCAGGAAACCTCGGCCTCCGACGACCAGCACCCGGCCGGGCCCACCGCAGAGGAGGGGGAGTGA
- a CDS encoding C40 family peptidase, with translation MSPNALIPSHRKPRRPSASSRALRAGVTGGFLTLAVTGATVPANAAEKPVSETQEMPTITTALATSAARSADTAEQVAFNYERQALQDTALSQAAKAAEKHKAEAVKKAKAEAKKKAEEARKAKEAAQARASRSAERTTLSAPSSATGSTATLVAFLKAQLGKAYVLGSSGPSSYDCSGLTQAAFSQIGIDLPRVSQDQSTAGTQVGLDNLQVGDLLYWGSAGSAYHVGVYVGGGKFIGAQNPSTGIVERPLSYDMPTGAVRVL, from the coding sequence ATGTCCCCGAACGCACTCATACCCAGCCACCGGAAGCCCCGCCGCCCTTCCGCGTCCTCCCGGGCGCTGCGCGCGGGCGTGACCGGTGGCTTCCTCACCCTCGCGGTGACCGGCGCGACCGTGCCGGCGAACGCCGCGGAAAAGCCCGTCTCCGAAACGCAGGAGATGCCGACGATCACGACGGCGCTGGCCACCAGCGCCGCCAGGAGCGCCGACACCGCCGAGCAGGTCGCGTTCAACTACGAGCGGCAGGCGCTCCAGGACACTGCCCTCTCGCAGGCCGCCAAGGCCGCTGAGAAGCACAAGGCCGAGGCCGTGAAGAAGGCCAAGGCCGAGGCCAAGAAGAAGGCCGAGGAGGCGCGCAAGGCCAAGGAGGCCGCGCAGGCCCGGGCTTCGCGCTCCGCCGAGCGGACCACGCTGTCCGCCCCGTCGTCCGCCACCGGCTCCACCGCCACGCTCGTCGCCTTCCTCAAGGCCCAGCTCGGCAAGGCGTACGTGCTCGGCTCCAGCGGCCCCTCGTCGTACGACTGCTCCGGCCTGACCCAGGCCGCGTTCAGCCAGATCGGCATCGACCTGCCGCGCGTCTCGCAGGACCAGTCCACCGCCGGCACCCAGGTCGGCCTGGACAACCTCCAGGTCGGCGACCTCCTTTACTGGGGCAGCGCGGGCAGCGCCTACCACGTCGGCGTCTACGTCGGTGGCGGCAAGTTCATCGGCGCCCAGAACCCGAGCACCGGCATCGTCGAGCGTCCGCTCAGCTACGACATGCCGACCGGTGCGGTGCGCGTCCTGTAG
- a CDS encoding NADH-quinone oxidoreductase subunit A, whose product MNAYAPILVLGALGAGFAIFSVVMAALVGPRRYNRAKLEAYECGIEPTPTPAGGGRFPIKYYLTAMLFIVFDIEIVFLYPWAVTFDALGLFGLVEMLLFALTVFVAYAYVWRRGGLEWD is encoded by the coding sequence GTGAACGCTTACGCGCCCATCCTCGTACTGGGAGCCCTCGGGGCAGGCTTTGCGATCTTCTCCGTCGTCATGGCCGCCCTCGTCGGGCCCAGGCGCTACAACCGGGCCAAGCTCGAGGCGTACGAGTGCGGAATCGAACCGACGCCGACACCGGCCGGAGGCGGTCGCTTCCCGATCAAGTACTACCTGACGGCGATGCTCTTCATCGTCTTCGACATCGAGATCGTCTTCCTCTATCCCTGGGCCGTCACCTTCGACGCCCTGGGGCTATTCGGGCTCGTCGAGATGCTCCTCTTCGCGCTCACCGTCTTCGTCGCCTACGCCTATGTATGGCGTCGTGGCGGCCTGGAATGGGACTAG
- a CDS encoding NADH-quinone oxidoreductase subunit D — protein sequence MTTAPHSHSSAGRHTASDFDTTESLARETTEGTVYNVSGGDWDEIAASVVKSDDERIIVNMGPQHPSTHGVLRLILEIDGETVTEARCGIGYLHTGIEKNLEFRTWTQGTTFVTRMDYLTPFFNETAYCLAVEKLLGITGDIPDRASVIRVMLMELNRLSSHLVAIATGGMELGATTIMIYGFRDRELILDIYELITGLRMNHAYIRPGGLAQDLPPGAVDQVRAFVKKMRKNLPEYDKLATGNPVFKGRMEGIGYLDLAGCMATGATGPIVRSAGLPHDLRKSQPYCGYEDYEFDIPTADTCDSYGRFLIRLEEMRQSLRIVEQCLDRLEPGPVMVADKKIAWPAQLALGPDGLGNSLDHIKKIMGTSMEALIHHFKLVTEGFRVPPGQAYAAVESPKGELGVHAVSDGGTRPYRVHFRDPSFTNLQAMAAMCEGGQVADVIVAVASIDPVMGGVDR from the coding sequence ATGACTACTGCACCGCACTCCCACTCCTCGGCGGGCCGCCACACCGCGAGCGACTTCGACACGACCGAGTCCCTCGCCCGCGAGACGACCGAGGGGACGGTCTACAACGTCTCGGGCGGGGACTGGGACGAGATCGCGGCGTCGGTCGTGAAGTCCGACGACGAGCGGATCATCGTCAACATGGGGCCGCAGCACCCCTCCACGCACGGCGTGCTCCGGCTGATCCTGGAGATCGACGGGGAGACCGTCACCGAGGCCCGCTGCGGCATCGGCTACCTGCACACCGGCATCGAGAAGAACCTCGAATTCCGGACCTGGACGCAGGGCACCACCTTTGTCACGAGGATGGATTACCTCACCCCCTTCTTCAACGAGACGGCCTACTGCCTGGCCGTGGAGAAGCTCCTCGGCATCACCGGCGACATCCCCGACCGCGCCTCCGTCATCCGCGTGATGCTGATGGAGCTCAACCGGCTGTCGTCGCACCTCGTCGCCATCGCCACCGGCGGCATGGAGCTGGGCGCCACCACGATCATGATCTACGGCTTCCGGGACCGCGAATTGATCCTGGACATCTACGAGCTGATCACCGGCCTCCGGATGAACCACGCCTACATCCGGCCCGGCGGCCTGGCCCAGGACCTGCCCCCGGGCGCCGTCGACCAGGTCCGCGCCTTCGTGAAGAAGATGCGCAAGAACCTTCCCGAGTACGACAAGCTCGCCACCGGCAACCCCGTGTTCAAGGGGCGCATGGAGGGCATCGGCTACCTCGACCTGGCCGGCTGCATGGCCACCGGCGCCACCGGCCCGATCGTGCGCTCCGCGGGCCTGCCGCACGACCTGCGCAAGTCCCAGCCGTACTGCGGCTACGAGGACTACGAGTTCGACATCCCGACCGCGGACACCTGCGACTCCTACGGCCGGTTCCTGATCCGGCTGGAGGAGATGCGCCAGTCGCTGCGGATCGTCGAGCAGTGCCTGGACCGGCTGGAGCCGGGCCCGGTGATGGTCGCGGACAAGAAGATCGCCTGGCCCGCGCAGCTGGCCCTGGGCCCGGACGGCCTGGGCAACTCCCTCGACCACATCAAGAAGATCATGGGCACCTCGATGGAGGCCCTGATCCACCACTTCAAGCTGGTGACCGAGGGCTTCCGGGTCCCGCCCGGCCAGGCGTACGCGGCCGTCGAGTCACCCAAGGGCGAGCTGGGCGTGCACGCGGTCAGCGACGGCGGCACCCGCCCCTACCGGGTGCACTTCCGCGACCCGTCCTTCACCAACCTGCAGGCCATGGCGGCGATGTGCGAAGGCGGCCAGGTCGCCGACGTGATCGTGGCCGTCGCGTCCATCGACCCCGTGATGGGAGGCGTCGACCGGTGA
- a CDS encoding NuoB/complex I 20 kDa subunit family protein, which produces MGLEEKLPSGFLLTTVEQAAGWVRKSSVFPATFGLACCAIEMMTTGAGRYDLARFGMEVFRGSPRQADLMIVAGRVSQKMAPVLRQVYDQMPNPKWVISMGVCASSGGMFNNYAIVQGVDHIVPVDIYLPGCPPRPEMLMDAILKLHDKIQHTKLGVNQQQAAREAEEAALKALPLIEMKGLLR; this is translated from the coding sequence ATGGGACTTGAAGAGAAGCTGCCCAGCGGCTTTTTGCTGACCACCGTCGAACAGGCCGCGGGCTGGGTGCGCAAATCCTCGGTCTTCCCGGCGACCTTCGGGCTGGCCTGCTGCGCGATCGAGATGATGACGACCGGCGCCGGGCGCTACGACCTGGCCCGCTTCGGCATGGAGGTCTTCCGCGGCTCACCGCGCCAGGCGGACCTGATGATCGTGGCCGGCCGGGTGAGCCAGAAGATGGCCCCCGTCCTGCGGCAGGTCTACGACCAGATGCCGAACCCCAAGTGGGTGATCTCCATGGGGGTTTGTGCCTCCTCGGGCGGAATGTTCAACAACTACGCGATCGTCCAGGGCGTCGACCACATCGTCCCCGTCGACATCTACCTGCCGGGCTGCCCGCCGCGTCCCGAGATGCTGATGGACGCCATCCTCAAGCTGCACGACAAGATCCAGCACACCAAGCTCGGGGTCAATCAGCAGCAGGCCGCCCGCGAGGCCGAGGAAGCGGCGCTCAAGGCGCTCCCGCTGATCGAGATGAAGGGGCTGCTGCGGTGA
- the nuoH gene encoding NADH-quinone oxidoreductase subunit NuoH codes for MMQLAHLAAAPTALAQEDLSMFGRDPWWLIVIKAVFCFAFLMLTVLFSIVWERKVVAWMQLRIGPNRHGPWGMLQSLADGIKLMLKEDLIVKRADKAVYILAPVVAAIPAFMAVAVIPFGPADNEVSIFGVRTPMQLTDLPIGILYILATASVGIYGIVLAGWSSGSTYPLLGGLRSCAQMISYEIAMGMSFAAVFLYSGSMSTSTIVEAQQDRWYVLLLPVSFIIYIVAMVGETNRAPFDMPESEGDLVGGFNTEYSSIKFAMFMLAEYINMVTVSAVAVTLFLGGWKAPWPVSTFWAGANHGWWPLLWFVIKVQLLLFFFIWLRGTLPRVRYDQFMKLGWKVLIPVSMVWLMLVATVRALKNEGYDFSQIVLYVAGGAVALLLISLVVDFFRRGEVAEETDGDGEFDPMAGGFPVPPLPGQSLPPVPRRRPRRDRELIVSGRVDTVSDGNETDGKGGDGA; via the coding sequence ATGATGCAGCTCGCTCACCTGGCCGCCGCGCCGACCGCGCTGGCCCAGGAGGACCTGTCGATGTTCGGCCGCGACCCGTGGTGGCTGATCGTCATCAAGGCGGTCTTCTGCTTCGCGTTCCTGATGCTGACGGTGCTGTTCTCGATCGTCTGGGAGCGCAAGGTCGTCGCCTGGATGCAGCTGCGCATCGGCCCCAACAGGCACGGGCCCTGGGGGATGCTGCAGTCGCTGGCCGACGGCATCAAGCTGATGCTGAAGGAAGACCTGATCGTCAAGCGGGCCGACAAGGCGGTGTACATCCTCGCGCCGGTCGTGGCGGCCATCCCGGCTTTCATGGCGGTCGCGGTGATCCCCTTCGGGCCGGCCGACAACGAGGTGTCGATCTTCGGCGTCCGCACCCCGATGCAGCTGACCGACCTGCCGATCGGCATCCTCTACATCCTGGCGACGGCCTCGGTCGGCATCTACGGCATCGTGCTGGCGGGCTGGTCCTCCGGCTCGACGTACCCGCTGCTCGGCGGCCTGCGGTCGTGCGCGCAGATGATCTCGTACGAGATCGCGATGGGCATGTCGTTCGCGGCGGTGTTCCTGTACTCCGGGTCGATGTCGACGTCGACCATCGTGGAGGCGCAGCAGGACCGCTGGTACGTGCTGCTGCTCCCGGTGTCCTTCATCATCTACATCGTCGCGATGGTGGGCGAGACCAACCGCGCGCCGTTCGACATGCCGGAGTCCGAGGGCGACCTCGTCGGCGGCTTCAACACCGAGTACTCGTCGATCAAGTTCGCGATGTTCATGCTCGCCGAGTACATCAACATGGTCACCGTCTCGGCGGTCGCGGTCACCCTCTTCCTCGGCGGCTGGAAGGCCCCCTGGCCCGTCTCCACGTTCTGGGCGGGCGCCAACCACGGGTGGTGGCCGCTGCTGTGGTTCGTCATCAAGGTGCAGCTGCTGCTGTTCTTCTTCATCTGGCTGCGCGGCACGCTCCCGCGGGTGCGCTACGACCAGTTCATGAAGCTGGGCTGGAAGGTCCTCATCCCCGTCTCGATGGTCTGGCTGATGCTGGTCGCCACCGTCCGGGCGCTGAAGAACGAGGGCTACGACTTCTCCCAGATCGTGCTGTACGTCGCCGGCGGCGCGGTGGCGCTGCTGCTGATCTCCCTCGTCGTGGACTTCTTCCGGCGCGGTGAGGTGGCGGAGGAGACCGACGGAGACGGGGAGTTCGACCCGATGGCCGGCGGTTTCCCCGTACCGCCGCTGCCCGGACAGAGCCTGCCGCCGGTGCCGCGCCGACGGCCGCGCCGGGACCGGGAGTTGATTGTCAGTGGTCGGGTGGACACTGTCAGTGACGGAAATGAGACCGACGGAAAGGGGGGCGACGGTGCCTGA
- a CDS encoding NADH-quinone oxidoreductase subunit G, translating to MTVTTTGSNSGSAAVPPEDLVTLTIDGIEISVPKGTLVIRAAELLGIEIPRFCDHPLLDPAGACRQCIVEVEGQRKPMASCTITCTDGMVVKSQLTSPVAEKAQRGVMELLLINHPLDCPVCDKGGECPLQNQAMQVGAPESRFEGKKRTFAKPVPISTQVLLDRERCVLCARCTRFSNQIAGDPMIELVERGALQQVGTGEGDPFESYFSGNTIQICPVGALTSAAYRFRSRPFDLVSSPSVCEHCAGGCATRTDHRRGKVMRRLAANDPEVNEEWICDKGRFAFRYAQQRDRLEHPLVRDRETGELQPASWPEALAAAAGGLAAARDRTGVLTGGRLTVEDAYAYAKFARIALHTNDIDFRARVHSAEEADFLAARVAGRGRDLDGGGSSPEAGGVTYTALEQAPAVLLAGIEAEEEAPGVFLRLRKAHRKHGQRTYGLASYASRGLIKAGGTLLPAAPGTETEWLDALAGGVGLDGEGHTAAEALRADGAVIVVGERLAAVPGALTAAVRAASATGARLVWIPRRAGERGAVEAGALPGLLPGGRPATDPRARDEVAAAWGVAALPHRHGRDTGQIIEAAATGELGALLVAGVEVADLPDPARALTALEEVGFLVSLELRPSQVTERADVVLPVAAVVEKAGTFLNWEGRARMFEAALKPDQMTRRHLQPDSRVLQMLADAMDVHLGLPDLRSVRHEMDRLGSWDGAYAGGPLETGRPLPRPDTGEAVLAGHRLLLDQGLLQEGDEALAGTRHAAVARLSPTTAEETGVKDGDLLAVSGPSGAVHLPLRVTPMPDRVVWLPLNSTGGGVAADTGALPGDLVKISAVPGTPEPAKEVDA from the coding sequence ATGACCGTCACCACAACGGGGTCGAACAGCGGCTCCGCCGCGGTCCCCCCGGAGGACCTCGTCACCCTGACGATCGACGGCATCGAGATCTCCGTCCCCAAGGGGACGCTGGTCATCCGCGCCGCCGAACTCCTCGGCATCGAGATCCCGCGCTTCTGCGACCACCCGCTTCTGGACCCGGCGGGCGCCTGCCGGCAGTGCATCGTCGAGGTCGAGGGCCAGCGCAAGCCGATGGCCTCGTGCACGATCACCTGCACCGACGGCATGGTCGTCAAGTCGCAGCTGACCTCCCCGGTGGCCGAGAAGGCCCAGCGCGGGGTGATGGAGCTGCTGCTGATCAACCACCCGCTGGACTGCCCGGTCTGCGACAAGGGCGGCGAGTGCCCGCTGCAGAACCAGGCGATGCAGGTCGGCGCCCCGGAGTCGCGCTTCGAGGGCAAGAAGCGCACCTTCGCCAAGCCGGTGCCGATCTCCACCCAGGTGCTGCTGGACCGCGAGCGCTGCGTGCTGTGCGCGCGCTGCACCCGCTTCAGCAACCAGATCGCCGGCGACCCGATGATCGAGCTGGTCGAGCGCGGCGCCCTCCAGCAGGTCGGCACCGGAGAGGGCGACCCCTTCGAGTCGTACTTCTCCGGCAACACCATCCAGATCTGCCCGGTGGGCGCGCTCACCTCCGCCGCGTACCGCTTCCGCTCCCGCCCGTTCGACCTGGTCTCCTCGCCGTCGGTGTGCGAGCACTGCGCGGGCGGCTGCGCGACCCGTACGGACCACCGGCGCGGCAAGGTCATGCGCCGGCTGGCCGCCAACGACCCCGAGGTCAACGAGGAGTGGATCTGCGACAAGGGGCGCTTCGCCTTCCGCTACGCGCAGCAGCGCGACCGGCTGGAGCACCCGCTGGTACGCGACCGGGAGACCGGTGAACTGCAGCCGGCGAGCTGGCCGGAGGCACTGGCGGCGGCGGCCGGCGGGCTGGCCGCGGCCCGGGACCGCACCGGTGTGCTGACCGGGGGCCGGCTGACCGTCGAGGACGCCTACGCCTACGCCAAGTTCGCCCGGATCGCGCTGCACACCAACGACATCGACTTCCGGGCGCGGGTGCACAGCGCCGAGGAGGCCGACTTCCTGGCGGCCAGGGTCGCCGGCCGCGGCCGGGACCTGGACGGCGGCGGGAGTTCCCCGGAGGCCGGGGGCGTCACGTACACCGCCCTGGAGCAGGCGCCGGCCGTGCTGCTGGCCGGCATCGAGGCGGAGGAGGAGGCGCCGGGTGTCTTCCTGCGGCTGCGCAAGGCGCACCGCAAACACGGGCAGCGCACCTACGGACTGGCCAGTTATGCCTCGCGCGGCCTGATCAAGGCCGGCGGCACACTGCTGCCGGCCGCCCCCGGTACGGAAACGGAATGGCTGGACGCGCTGGCCGGCGGGGTCGGACTCGACGGCGAGGGGCACACCGCGGCCGAGGCGCTGCGCGCGGACGGCGCGGTGATCGTCGTGGGCGAGCGGCTGGCGGCGGTGCCCGGCGCGCTGACCGCCGCGGTCCGCGCCGCCTCCGCCACCGGCGCCCGGCTGGTGTGGATCCCCCGGCGGGCGGGCGAACGGGGCGCCGTCGAGGCGGGCGCGCTGCCCGGTCTGCTGCCCGGCGGCCGGCCGGCCACCGATCCCAGGGCCCGCGACGAGGTCGCCGCCGCCTGGGGCGTGGCCGCCCTGCCGCACCGGCACGGCCGCGACACCGGCCAGATCATCGAGGCCGCGGCGACCGGCGAACTCGGCGCGCTCCTGGTGGCCGGCGTCGAGGTCGCCGACCTCCCGGACCCGGCCCGGGCGCTGACCGCCCTGGAGGAGGTCGGCTTCCTGGTCAGCCTGGAACTGCGGCCCTCACAGGTCACCGAGCGGGCGGACGTGGTCCTCCCGGTGGCGGCCGTCGTCGAGAAGGCCGGCACGTTCCTCAACTGGGAGGGCCGGGCGCGGATGTTCGAGGCGGCGCTCAAGCCGGACCAGATGACCCGACGGCATCTGCAGCCGGACTCCCGGGTCCTGCAGATGCTCGCCGACGCCATGGACGTCCACCTGGGGCTGCCGGACCTCCGCTCCGTACGCCACGAGATGGACCGGCTCGGCAGCTGGGACGGCGCGTACGCCGGCGGGCCCCTGGAGACGGGCCGGCCGCTGCCGCGCCCGGACACCGGCGAGGCGGTACTCGCCGGCCACCGGCTCCTGCTGGACCAGGGTCTGCTCCAGGAAGGCGACGAGGCGCTGGCCGGCACCCGGCACGCCGCCGTCGCCCGGCTGTCCCCGACCACCGCGGAGGAGACCGGCGTCAAGGACGGTGACCTGCTGGCGGTCAGCGGGCCGTCCGGCGCGGTCCACCTGCCGCTGCGGGTCACGCCGATGCCCGACCGGGTGGTGTGGCTGCCGCTGAATTCCACGGGCGGTGGCGTCGCCGCCGACACCGGGGCGCTCCCCGGTGACCTGGTGAAGATCTCCGCCGTCCCGGGCACGCCGGAGCCGGCCAAGGAGGTGGACGCATGA
- the nuoF gene encoding NADH-quinone oxidoreductase subunit NuoF translates to MTVAADYGGASRPQAGGEASPEKLLAPVLSAFWDQPESWTLETYRRHEGYEGLRKALAMPPDDVIAYVKDSGLRGRGGAGFPTGMKWQFIPQGDGKPHYLVVNADESEPGTCKDIPLLFANPHSLIEGIVIACHAIRSNHAFIYLRGEVVPVLRRLHEAVREAYAAGFLGKNILGSGLDLDVIVHAGAGAYICGEETALLDSLEGRRGQPRLRPPFPAVAGLYACPTVVNNVESIASVPAILNKGKDWFRSMGSEKSPGFTLYSLSGHVARPGQYEAPLGITLRQLLDMSGGMRRGHRLKFWTPGGSSTPMFTDEHLDVPLDYEGVGAAGSMLGTKALQCFDETTCVVRAVTRWTEFYAHESCGKCTPCREGTYWLVQLLRDIEAGKGVMGDLDKLNDIADNINGKSFCALGDGAASPIFSSLQYFREEYEQHITGNGCPFDPARSTLWADNDAHLGVNA, encoded by the coding sequence ATGACCGTGGCAGCCGATTACGGGGGCGCGTCCCGGCCGCAGGCCGGGGGAGAGGCGAGCCCCGAAAAGCTCCTCGCACCCGTCCTGTCCGCCTTCTGGGACCAGCCGGAATCCTGGACCCTGGAGACCTACCGCCGGCACGAGGGCTACGAGGGCCTGCGCAAGGCGCTCGCGATGCCCCCCGACGACGTCATCGCCTACGTCAAGGACTCCGGGCTGCGCGGCCGCGGCGGCGCGGGCTTCCCCACGGGGATGAAGTGGCAGTTCATCCCCCAGGGCGACGGCAAACCGCACTATCTAGTTGTCAACGCGGACGAATCGGAGCCCGGGACCTGCAAGGACATCCCCCTCCTCTTCGCCAACCCGCACTCCCTCATCGAGGGCATCGTGATCGCCTGCCATGCGATCCGGTCGAACCACGCCTTCATCTACCTGCGCGGTGAGGTCGTACCCGTCCTGCGCCGGCTGCACGAAGCCGTGCGCGAGGCGTACGCGGCGGGCTTCCTCGGGAAGAACATCCTCGGCTCGGGACTCGACCTGGACGTGATCGTGCACGCGGGCGCCGGCGCGTACATCTGCGGTGAGGAAACCGCGCTGCTCGATTCCCTGGAGGGCCGTCGCGGACAGCCCCGGCTGCGTCCTCCCTTCCCCGCGGTGGCCGGCCTCTACGCCTGCCCCACTGTCGTCAACAACGTCGAATCCATCGCGTCGGTTCCCGCGATCCTGAACAAGGGCAAGGACTGGTTCAGGTCGATGGGCAGCGAGAAGTCCCCGGGCTTCACGCTGTACTCGCTCAGCGGCCACGTCGCCCGCCCCGGCCAGTACGAAGCCCCGTTGGGCATCACGCTGCGCCAGCTGCTCGACATGAGCGGCGGCATGCGCCGCGGCCACCGGCTGAAGTTCTGGACGCCGGGCGGCTCCTCGACGCCGATGTTCACCGACGAACACCTCGACGTCCCCCTGGACTACGAGGGCGTCGGCGCGGCCGGTTCGATGCTCGGCACCAAGGCGCTGCAGTGCTTCGACGAGACCACCTGCGTCGTACGGGCGGTCACCCGCTGGACCGAGTTCTACGCCCACGAGTCCTGCGGCAAGTGCACGCCCTGCCGCGAAGGGACGTACTGGCTGGTGCAGTTGCTCCGCGACATCGAGGCCGGCAAGGGCGTGATGGGCGACCTCGACAAGCTGAACGACATCGCCGACAACATCAACGGCAAGTCCTTCTGCGCCCTCGGTGACGGCGCCGCCTCGCCGATCTTCTCCTCGCTGCAGTACTTCCGCGAGGAGTACGAGCAGCACATCACCGGCAACGGCTGCCCCTTCGACCCCGCCAGGTCGACCCTGTGGGCCGACAACGACGCTCACCTGGGGGTGAACGCATGA
- a CDS encoding carboxymuconolactone decarboxylase family protein → MEARMKNPAVVLPEAMQPLLDVVKATRKAGVPEETLELVHLRASQINGCSYCVDGGVKNARKAGVSDDKLFAVAAWREAPYFTDAERAALALTEASTRLADSSDPVPDAVWDAAADHFDERQLAAIILTIGVTNLFNRLNATTRQPAGAGW, encoded by the coding sequence ATGGAAGCACGCATGAAGAACCCCGCAGTGGTCCTTCCCGAGGCCATGCAGCCCCTTCTCGACGTGGTCAAGGCCACCCGTAAGGCCGGGGTGCCGGAGGAGACGCTGGAGCTGGTGCACCTGCGGGCCAGCCAGATCAACGGCTGCAGCTACTGCGTCGACGGCGGCGTCAAGAACGCCCGTAAGGCGGGCGTCAGCGACGACAAGCTCTTCGCGGTGGCCGCCTGGCGGGAGGCGCCCTACTTCACGGACGCCGAGCGCGCCGCCCTGGCGCTGACCGAGGCGTCCACCCGCCTCGCGGACAGCTCCGACCCGGTGCCGGACGCCGTCTGGGACGCGGCCGCCGACCACTTCGACGAGCGGCAGTTGGCGGCGATCATCCTGACGATCGGCGTCACCAACCTCTTCAACCGCCTCAACGCGACCACCAGGCAGCCGGCGGGAGCGGGCTGGTAA